GGCGAAGGCGTCCCCGGGCCGGGTCCGCCTGCACGTCGTGGCTCTCCGTCGGATCGGCGGGCAGGCCCAGCGACAGCAGCGTCGGACGCAGGTGGTCCATCAGTTCGTGGACCGGGCCCAACGCCCGCCATGGGTTGGTGTTGCACTCGACCGTGATGCACCGGCCCTTCCACCCGCCTCGGATCATCCGCAGCAGCGAGGTCTTTCCGATTCCAGCCGGCCCGGTCACCGCGACCTGCTTGCCGGAGGAGATCGCTGCCAGCGCGTCCTCCACCTCCTGCGTCCGGCCGATCCTGAGCGATCCGCCGACGTCCCCGGTAGGACCGGATGAGCGCAGCATCTCGGCATGCAGGCGGGAGAGCTCCGGCCCGGGTTCGGTCCCGTGCTCCTCCACCAGCTTCCGGCGCGCCGAGTGGAAGGCGTCCAGCGCTTCGGTCCGACGGCCGGCCCGGTCGAGGGCCACCATCAGCAGCTCCCACCGTCGTTCGTGGGTTGGCGTAGCCTCGAGGAGGCCTCGCAGCTGGCTGATGGCCGGATCCAGTTGCCCCAGCTCGAGCAGCGCGAGCGTGCGCAGATCGAGGAGCTCATCGACCTCCGCGTCCAGTCGGGCAGCAACGCCCCGAGCCACGGTGTCGTCGAGGTCGGGGAGCGCCGGGCCCACCCCGATGGCCGTGCCGCGGTTGGCCGCCTCGAGGGCGGCTGCCCACAGGCCGTGGGTCCGGGCCTGGCGGGCGTCCTCGAGCTCCGCCGTGAACTGCTCCAGGTCGGTGCTGACGTGGCTGGCCAGCCGGTATCCCTCCGGTCCACGGATGAACACAGCGCGGCCGATCTTGGCGCGCAGCCGTGAGAGGTGGTTGTGGAGTGAGTTCCGGGCCGTGGCCGGAGGATCGCCGTCAGGCCACAGGGCGTCGGTCAGTCGGGCTTCCGGGACCGGGGTCCCGTGGTGAAGGGCGAGGGTGCCAAGAACACGCCGTTCCCCGAGGGTCAGCGCGATCGCTCGGTCATCTCCGGTTGACCGTTCCAGCCGGAGTGTCCCGAACATGATCACGTGCAGCGACGGGCTGGGCATTCTCCGTAGCGTAGCGTGGTCGATGCGCCGTTAGTGCCTCGTTAGCGAGGGCGGTCGGGTGAGACCCCTAGGTGTCGGATCACACGACTGACGACGCGCCCAGCCACGCTCCCCACGTCGCCAGCTCCGCCCGGACCTCCTGGGTCTGCGGTGAGATCCCGGCCACCAGCGGTGTGAACTGCTGGACCAGCAGCTCACCGGCCGTGCGGTCCAGCTTCAGGTCCACCAGTGCGACGAGCTCCTCGCCCAGCAGGAACGGCAGGGCGTAGTAGCCGTACTGCCGCTTCTCCTTCGGCACGTAGATCTCGATGCGGTACTCCAGGTCGAACAGGCGGGCGGTGCGCTCCCGGTTCCACACGAGGGGGTCGAATGGGTTGATCAGTGCGGCGGCGTCCACCCGGCGCGGGATCACCAGGTCCGGGTCGGCGTACGTCGGCTGGTCCCACCCCTCCACGTCGACCCGCACCACGCGTCCGGCGTCCGCCAGCTCCTCCATCTGCCGGCGGGCCGTGGGTACGTGCTGCCGGTGCCAGTCGGCCGCATCGGCCGCCGTGCCGACGGCCATGGCCCGGATCGCCCGTACCAGCAGGTCCTTCTGCGCCGCGTCCGGTGCTGGCACCGCTGCCTCGATGATCGCAGCCGGCAGCACCCGCTCGGCCAGATCGAAGTGACAGGTCATCCGGTCGTCCCGCCAGCTGATCAGGAGGTCACCGCGGTGGTGGAGGTAGTCCAGCGCCGCCCGCCCGAGCGACCGGCTGGACTGCCCGGCCCAGGTCGGGTGACGGCCGCCGGTGTCTGACAGCTGCGCCGCCGTCAGCTCGCCGTGGTCTCGAATCTCGTCCAGCACCTGATCGACGAAGGCTGCGTTCTCCTCGTTCCCAGCTCGCCAGCCCCGCCAGCTGGTGGTGTTCGCCCGTCGGTGTGCGAGCAGCGGCCACAGCTCGGCCGGGCCGGTGGCGTCGACGTGAATCCACCCCTCGTAGACCTCACCGGACCGCCAGATGTACCGATCCAGAGCGTCGGTGTCGTAGGGGCCCAGCCGACTGGCGAACACCTGATGGTGCGCTCGCGCGACGACGTTGATCGGATCGATCTGGACGACGCCGACATCGCCGTAGACCCGGCGGAAGTGCCGCGAGTCGATCCGCCCGCTGGGGCGCGGGCGTGCCAGCCCGAGCGCGGCGATCGTGGCGCGCCGCGCCTGAGACCGCGTCAGACGGCGCATGGCCGCGTCCCGAGGTCACGATCGTGCAGAAACGCCCGCAGGCGTTGGTCTGGCCCCGATCGTGCACCGTGGCGGCGGCGAGGCGGCAGATCAGCAGCTCTCACGCCGTCACCAGTCGGTCCAGGTGATCGCAGTCGATCCACGGCGCTGGCGGGGCCACCGTGAGCTCGGCCAGTCCGAGGAGCGCCTGATCGTAGTTGACGCGCCATCCAGCCCAGTCGCGCCACGCCTGGTCCCGATCCTCGCGCAGGGGTACACCCGCCTCGTCCATGGCCTCCCACGCCTCATCGAACTGCTCACGGGTGATCGAGATCGGGTCATCCGGCGCAGGATCGTGGTTGACCGGCAGGTCCATGAACGCCGCGACGCGGCGGAGCGCCAGGAAGCCGGCCCGGATGCAGATCTCCGCTCGGGGCATTCGGATCATCTGCCCGTCCCGGGTCTCGAAGCCGTGCTCATCCAGGCCGGCGCGATCCAGATCGACGACGGCCGCCACCATCGCGGCTGCGTCGAGCACGGCGCCCGCCGAGTTCACCCAGGAGTGCCGCGGGTCCGGAGAGCGGAAGAAGACGAGCGCCGGCAGGTCAGTGTGCGACTCCGCAAGCTTGGCAAACCACCGCTCCCACTCGAGCCACACCGTCTCCGTCTCGCCGAACCCGCGGATGCGGTGGTAGCGGATCATCATCTCGACGGCGCTCGGTGGTATGCCACCGGAGACCTCGAACAGCGAGACCTGGTGCTCGCGCTCGCTGAACGCCGCGTACATCGAGGGCAGGTAGGTGACCAGCAACAGCGCCAGCACCGACATGGACATCGCGGCCTCGAGGAACGACAGCAGGATCGGGCCGAACCCGTCGGGTCGCTCGAAACCGAGCGTGGTCAGCGATGACCCGGACACGGTCAGCGCGGTGACGAACGAGCCGCCCTGCATGGCCCAGAACAGCAGCGCGAAGCCCAACCACGCGATCGTCAACCAGACCAGGGGGAGCAGGAGCAGGCAGACCGGCGCGTAGTGCGCCATCAAGCGATCCCGAGCGGTGAACGTTCGAAGGGTCCCCACGCCCAGATTGAACAGGACCCGCACGGTCTGGAAGACCAGCCCGACGATGCGGACGGGTTCGCCCCGCGGCAGGACGACCGTGCGGAGGGCGGACATGAAGACACCGACGACGACGGCGCATCCCAAGACGCCAGCCAGGACTCGGAGGGCAAGCACGGGCCGCAGTCTGCCACCTGACTGCGACAGGGCGGGGTCAGCGAAGCGGGACGGCGTACCGGATGACGGAGGCGGCGGAGTCTGGCAGGTACGCGGGGCCGTAGATCTCGAGGTCCGGGCCGCTGCTGTGCCGCTCGTCAGTGCGAGGCAACCACGAGCCGTAGATGTAGTCGATGGTGTGGTCGAGGTCCGTCGGAAGGCCACGATGATCGAACACCGCCCACCGACCCGCCGGTACCTGACGGCGCACCATCCCGGCGGGGGTGGACGCCAGTGGGGCGTCGACGCCGGCGACGTACTCGAGTCCCTCCCCGCTGTGCTCCTCATCCGAGATCAGCCCGATCATCGTCCCCGTGTCGGCACCGGCGACCTCCTCAGCTCGGGCCACGAAGCCGGCCCACAGGTCGGCCAGGCTGACCCCGAGTGTGTTGCGCTGCCGATCGCCCAGGTCATATCGCGTGGCCTGGCCGACCACCGTCATCGCCGGGCGGTCTTGGATAGTCGGGACCGTAGAGATCTCGTCGGAGGTCACGTGACTGAGGTACGCGAGGTTGATGGGCGGGCGCCGCAGGACCTCCCGGGCGCGGTGGCCGTGACGGAAGGCAGACGGGGTCATGCCCATGACCGACTTGAACGCACGGGCAAAGCTCTCCTGCGTCTCGTATCCCGCCGCGAAGGCGATGTCCAGGATCCGCAGATCGGTCGACTCCAGCAGATCGAGGGCGTGGCTCAACCGACGTGCGCGGACGTACGCCTTCACGGTCTCGCCGGTCACAGCCCGGAACGACCGCTGGAACGTGCTGTGCCCCATGGCGGCAGCCCGGGAGACCTCGCGCAGATCCAGGTTGGTGTGGAGGTGAGCCTCGATGAAGTCGACGGCGGCCTGGATCTGCCGGGCGAGCTCGGTCACGGTCCGAGCTTCAGCCGTCGGTCGGCACGTCGAAGAAGCCGGTCATCGAGGTCAGCATGCCGCCAGCGGAGTAGGTGGCGTGGGAGGCACCGGTGCCCGCAACGGTCCCGTCCGCGGCCACCATGTTCCACTCCGCCAGCGACTGGGCGTGATGGGCTGCGAAGCCGGTCACTTCGAACCCACCGCCGGGCAGGAGATCTTGGAAGTCATCCATGTACGCCCCGATCTCGGCGTGGCCGGTGGCTCGAGTCGTCGGGTCGGTGTAGACGCAGTCGGGGGCGAGGAGTTCCACCATGGCGGCTTCGCGCTCCGCCGGGTCCGTCATCGACCACAGCTGGCTGTAGCGCTCCCAGACCTGGTGGGCGTCGGTGGTGCGTGTGGTGGGCATGTGGCACTCCTTGTCATCTCGGTGGGTGTGTCACCGCACCGTATGGAGGCCGGAGGAGCTGCCTCTGACCGTTTGTGCCGATGTGTGACGCGCGGCCGCTGGTCAGGAGCGTCGGGCCAGCACCACGCCGAAGTAGCCGCGCTCGTCGGTCTCGAAGCGGTCGACCGTCATACCAGCGGCTGCAAGCCGGTCGGCGATGCACTCACGGGTGAACTTCGCCGATATCTCGGTGAAGATGCCCTCACCTGCCTCGAACGTCACGTCCAGGTCGAGGTCCTTGATGTGAACGGCCATCGCCCGTGACGCGCGCAGCCACATCTCGATGCGGTTGTAGTCCTCACGCCACGTCGCCACGTGCTCGAACTGCTCGGGCTCGAAATCGGCACCCAGCGTCGCGTTGATGTTGTGCAGGACGTTGCGGTTGAACGCTGCGGTCACACCGGAGGCGTCGTCGTAGGCCCGCACCAGCACCTCGGGGTCCTTGACCAGATCGATGCCGAGGAGGAACGCGTCGTCTCCGTGGGGTGCCAGCATTGCCGCCACCTTCTGCAGGAACGGCACCTGCGCGACCGGCTCGAGATTGCCGAGGGTCGAACCCATGAAGCTGACCAGCCGACGGCCGGTGCGTGGCACCTGACCCAGATGGTGGTCGAAGTCGCCGACGATGCCGTGGACATCCAACCACTCGTAGTCGGCCTGCAGCGCCTCGGCCGCCCCGACGACCGCGTCCTCGCTGACGTCGAACGGCACGTACAGCACCCGTCCGTCGCCCCGATCACGCATGGCCTGCAAGAGCACCCTGGTCTTCTCACTGGCCCCGGAGCCGAGCTCGACCAGCTCGTCCGGCCGGACGTCCGCGATGACCTGCGAGGCGATGCGCCGCAGGATCGCCGTCTCCGTACGCGTCTGGTAGTACTCCTCGAGCTCGGTGATCTCGACGAAGATGTCGCTGCCGGAACCGTCGTAGAAGTACTTCGGTGGCAGGGTCTTCGGCGTCGCGGTCAGTCCCTCCCGGACATCCCGGCCCATCTGGGTCTGGTAGTCCTCATCGACGGCGATGCGGGTGAGTGAGAAGTCGGTCACGGGTTCGGCTCCTGTTCGGCGCGGGATACGTCGACGGCCTCCCCGGCGGCCACGCGGCGCCACGAGAGTCGGGGGTCGAGTGGTTCGGAGGCCACGTAGGTGTGGTCTTCGGCACGATGGACGTAGAGGGAGTTGGCCTGCTCCTCGACCACGGCATTGACGACGGCGATGCCGGTGTGGTCCGCCAGAGCCAGCGTCAGTCGGGCCGTCTGGCCGGCCGCTCGAACGATCTTGGCTGCCCGGTCGGTGGCCTCCTCTGCCGCCTGGACGAGCCCCGCACCGGCGCGGTGGGCGTCGGCCGCCAGCAGGAAGAGCACGGCTGAGTCGCCGATCACGTCAAGCGTCGAGAAGGCCTCGTCGGACAGCTCGGCGACCAGGTCTCGTGCCACGTGCTGCCTGAAGCCGGAGATCCACCCGTTGTGGGTTCCGGCCAACTCGCCGGCGACGAACGGGTGGACGAACGTGGTGCCGTGACCGATGCCCGCGGTCGCGGAGCGGACGGCACCGAGCATCACCGGTCCACCGAGCCGCGGGGCGAGGTCCAGCAGTTGCGAATCGGCCCAGGGCGGTGCCGTCGTCCGGTACCGCAGGGGGCGTGGATCAACGGCGCCGGTCGGGTCCGGCCGATGGTCGAACCAGACGATGGAGGTGCCGTCGACGTTGACGTGGGCCCCCACCATCTCCTGCGGCATGTAGGCCTGCTCGGAGAGACCGTGTGGCTGGTCGTACAGCAGCGTGGCCAGCGGCCGGGTCGGGCCGACGTAGGCAGCTATCCGACACACCTCTAGCGCACCTGCGGCCGGACCGGCCGGCCGTCCCGGAGGTCGTAGGCGACGCGGACGCCGGAGAAGATCTGCCGGCGGTACGGGTGGTCCCAGTTCCGGAACGTCGACCGGGCCACCGAAGCTCGCGTGGCCCACGACGCGCCGCGGAGGACCTTCCAGTCGCCGCCGAAGAAGACCTCGGAGTACTCGGGGTAGGGAAAGGTCCGGTAGCCGGGGTAGGGCTCGAAATCAGAGCTCGTCCACTCGTAGCTGTCACCCAGCAGGTGCTCGACGCCGTACGCGCTGGCACCGTCCGGGTAACTGCCGACCAGTGAGGGCCCCCACAGCGTCCGGTCGATGTTCGCCAGGTCAGGGGTCGGAGCCACATCGCCCCAGGGATAGGGACGGGAGGAGCCGGTCGCCGGATCGTGAGCCGCGGCCTTCTCCCACTCCACCTCCGTCGGCAGCCGTCCGCCCGCCCAGGCGGCGAAGGCCTCGGCCTCCCAGAAGGTCACGTGCTCCACCAGTTCGCGTGGATCGAGCGCCGACACGCGGTTGAAGCGTCGGATCGCCCACTCACCGTCGGCCGTTTGATACCAGCCCTGCGGGGCGGTGTGGCCCTCGGTCTTCAGCCACTCGCGCCCGCGCTCGCTCCACCAGTCCGGGTTGCGGTAGCCGTGGTCAGCGACGAAGGCGGCGAATCGCCGGGCCGTCACCGGGAACACGTCGATCGCAAACCCTGGGACGGACACGGTGCGCCGCGGGCGCTCGTTGTCGTAGGCGGCGACCGCGGCATCGCGGGCCGCCCGGGGCGCCGATGGAGCAAGATCGGCTGGGTCCGGAGCGCCGAGGGCGAAGGGGCCGGCGGGCACGACGACCGTCTGGAGGTCGTCGACCTGCCGTGCCGAGCGGAGGACCCGCCTCGTTGCGGGCAGGTAGATCCGCAGCCTCGGGTCGTCGGCGTCGGCCAACTCCTCGGCGTCGTCGCCGTGGGTCTCTCCGCGCAGGTCGAGGGCCTGCAGCATGGTCTCCTGATGCTGCGCCTCGTGCTGGGCGACCATGTGGTAGACGAACCCGTCGCGGACGAGCGGGTCACCGTCGACCAGGTCGGCGTCAGCCATCAGGTCGAGCGCGCGACCACGAACCTCCGCGATGTACTCGGTGGCCTCGCGCCGAGGCAGGAGGGGCAGGTCGGCCCGGGTCCAGCGGGGGTTGTCGAAGGGGTTGTAGACGGTGTCGAGGCGCTGATCGCTCAGCGAGTGATCGCCCAGCCCCCTGAGCAGCCACAGCTCCTCGAAGTTGCCGATGTGGCCGAGGTCCCAGACCAGCGGCGACATGATGCGGTGGGGTTGGCGGGCCATCTCCTCGTCGTCCAGCGGGTCGAGCAGCGTGAAGGTCCACTGCCGTCCGGCGTGCAGTTGCTGTCGGAGGTGGCGTCGGAGCGGATGGATGTCGGTTGCGGTCATCGGGAGCCTCCGGTCAGGAGCAACGGCTCGGCACAGGCGTCCATGACGGCGGCCGGACCGCTGGCCTGGGCATCGCGGAGCACGTCGGAGGGGGCGCGTCCCCGCAGCGTGAAGGTGTCGAGGAACTGCTCCGCGACCGCGACCTCGGACGGTGACACCGTGGCCGACCCGAGCCGGCGAGCAGCACGTGCAGCGGTGGTCCACACCTCGACCGCCATGGCACACAGCTGCGGGTCCCACAGACCGAGCCGCGACGACCGGTCCAGCAGTTCGGGCAGCGAGCGTTGGTGCGGCCCCATGACCCGCTGGGCCACGTTGCGGCACTCCTCGTCGTAGAGCAGGCCGGCGTAGAGCGTGGCCGGCACCGAACGCCACGCTGCCGGCAGCGCATCGACGCTGCGGATCTCGAGGACCCCTCCGTGGTCGCCCGGTCGCACGCGGACCTCATGGAAGAGGGTGGTCAGATGGTTTGCCGCATCGGCCATCGAGGGGCGTCCGTGCACCTCGTGCCCCTCCTCCAGCCACCGCTCGAAGGTGAAGCCGGGTTCGCCGGTGCTCCCCCGGTCGTTGCGCCGCACGAGGACGACATCAGCGCACAGGGCCGCATCGAGCAGCACGTCGACGGGGTTGGTGTTCTCGGTGTCCAGGTCGGAGGCGACGAAGGCCGAGGGGATGCCGGTCCGGGTCGGGTCGAGGGCGCCCCAGACCACCGCACGTCCGCTGATGGCACCGGGGACGGGACTGTTGGCGAACGTGGCCGTGGCCAGCGGGGCGACCAACTGCGCCACCCTCCAGCGCTGCGCGGCTGTCTCGCCCGAGCCCAGATCGAGGTTGACCTGGATCGACGCGGTGCCCGTCATCATCAGGTGTCCGTGCGGCGAGCGTCGCCCGAAGTAGGCGTGCATCGCCGGGTAGCGGGTGCCCGTCAGCTGCTGCTCGACGTGATTGCCGAGGGGGTCGAGGCCGGCCGAGAGCAGCGCCACGCCATGTGATCCGGCGTGGGCGGCCAGCGCCTGGACGGTCTCGTTCAGGTCGGCGATGGCCGCTCGGACGCCAGTCCTCGGTGGTCCGGCGTACTCCACCTGCCCGCCCGGCTCGGGGAGCAGTCGGCCACCGGACGCGGTGTGCCAGACCGGCATGTGGCCCGGTCCGTGTGGGTGGACTTCCTCGCCCCTGGGGGCGGGAAGTCCACCCACCCCAACTGGGCGGGCACCCTCCCGCTGGACACCGGCCAGATCGTCCAGCAGATGTGTGAGGTCGACCAGGCTCAGTCGAGCGCCGTTCCGGGTGACCGGGAAGAACTCCACCTCGAGCCCGATGGCGCCGTCTGCACCTCGTGGCGGTGTCGCGTCGTCGGCGTGGAAGGTTGCCTCGATCAGGGATCGCAGGGCCGCACGGCTGGCGGGCAGGTCGTGCTGGCCCACGGATCTCCTCCGGCTAGTCGGCATGGCCTGCGGGGTCAAACCCAGGTGCCGGTCCCATTGTTCCGTCGCCAGGAGAACGGCGGCTGGCGACCAGATGATCTGCGGATCAACTGGCTACGGGGCGCGAACCTCTTTGATGGTCACATCGAAGGTGGCCCCGGTGGGTCCGACGTAGGAGACGGTGTCGCCGACCTTGCCACCCAGCAGCGCTCGGCCCATGGGGCTGGTCTGGCCCACCACGTCGACCCCTCCCTCGGGACGGTCCTCCATCGAGCCGACGAAGAGCTCCTCGATGTCGCCGTCGTCGTCGATGGTGACGATCATCCCGACGGCGACTTCGCCGGAGGCCACGTCCACCTCGCTGATGGTGGCGTTGCGAAGACGAGTCTCGATCTGACGGATCCGGTCCTCGTTCAACCCCTGCTCGTCCTTGGCAGCGTGGTACTCCGCGTTCTCCTTGAGATCGCCGTGCGCACGGGCGACCTCGATCCGCTTGGTGATCTCCTCGCGGAGTTCGGTGGACCGGTACTTGAGGTCAGCCTGCAGCCGCTCGAAGGCGTCCTGGGTCAACACTTCAGTGTTCTCGTCCATCAGCCGGAGTCTAGGTGGAGTGAGCGACAGACGCCCTCGTCCGAGGCCCAGCAGTGGACCGATTTGGCAGAATGGACGGCATGCCCGAGCTGCCTGAGGTCCGCGCCCACGCCGAACGGATGACGGCGGCGTTGGCGGGGGACACCCTCAGCAAGGTGCAGCTGATCAGCTTCTCGACGCTGAAGACCTTCGACCCGCCTATCGACGGCGCGGTCGGGACGGGGCTGGATCACGTGCGGACGCGTGGGAAGCTGATGATCCTTGACTTCGGGACGACGGCCCACGTGGTGCACCTGATGCAAGGCGGGCGGCTCAAGCCCGATCCGAAGGTGGCGAAGAAGCCGCGAGGGGGAATGGTCCGTTGGTCCTTCGAGCGCGACGGCGCCTGGCTGCTCACGGAGGCGGGGACCGAGCGCAAGGCCGGTGTCTGGGCCGTCCGCGGGACCCCCGAGGAGCAGGAGCCACTCGACCATCTCGGGCCCGAGGCCGACGAGGTGGACGTCCCCACGATGACCCGGCTGCTGGGCGAGCACTCGGCCCGGCTCCACACCTTCCTCCGCGACCAGCGCATCATGGCCGGCGTCGGTCGGATGTTGGCCAACGAGATCTGCCACCGGGCCAAGCTCTCCCCGTTCGCCCAGACCGCCTCGATGGGTGAGGAGGAGGCCGCGGTGATCGTCGAGGCCACCGGCGCGGCCATCGACGATGCGCTGGCAGCTGAGCGGGCTCGCGACGACATGAGCTCGTCGAAGGAGCGACCGTCACGTGTCCACAACCGCACCGGTGAGCCCTGCCCCGTGTGTGGGGACGAGGTCCGGTCGGTGGAGTACCGCGCGTACACGGTGTGCTACTGCGCGACCTGCCAGACCGGCGGAAAGGTGCTGGCAGACAACACGACCAGCAAGTTCCTGAAGTAGCCGTCGCTCACGCGGACGTCAGGACGGCAGGTCCGCCAGCCAGCGCCCGACCTCGTTGTTGATCGCCTCCGGCACGTCCTCCTGCACGTAGTGCAAGCCCTTGCCGAGCGGGCGGATCGTCAGGTTGGTCGCGCCGTCGGCGATCAGGGCGACCTCGCTGGTCTTGAAGATCATCCCGGGGTCTGCGTGGAGCAGCAGCTTCGGCACCGCCGAGGTCTTGAACCAGTCGTAGTTGGCTGCGACGACCTCGTGGACGTCGGCCGGTTCGCCGTCGAAGGGGATCTCCCGCGGCCACCTGGCGATCGGCCGGCGGCTCTCGGCGGTGGGGAAGGGCGCGAGGTAGGTGTCGCGCTCCTCCCCGGACAGCGTGCGGGCGGTCATCCGTGGCATCGCCACGGTCAGGAAGAAGCGGTTGCGGACGTTCAGCCAGTCGCCGATGCGCGGGTGGCGCATCGCCTTGAAGAGCAGTCGCTCCTGCAGGTTCGCGGCGGACCAGGAGACGGGCTTGACGACGGCCTCCATCACGACGATGCCCCGAACCCGGTGGGCATGGCGGCGGGCCCAGGACAGGCCCAGCGCCCCACCCCAGTCGTGCAGCACGAGCACGACTCCGTCCAGGGCGAGGGCATCCATGAAGGCGTCCACGTACCGCTCGTGGTCAGCAAAGCGATAGGCGAGATCAGGCTTGCCCGACTGGCCGAAGCCGATCAGATCTGGGGCGATCGCCCGCCCGTATCGGGCACTCGACGGCAGGATGCGGCGCCACAGGTAGCTCGACGTCGGATTGCCGTGGAGGTGCACGATCGGCTGTCCCTCACCCATCTCCACATGGTGCATGTGTGAGTCGAGTACGGGGGTGCGGTGGCTGGAAGGCGCCGTGGTCGTCATCGCCGATCACTCCTTTTGCAACGATCGTTGTGAAAGTGGCCGGTAATCTACACCGCATGGTGCAAAATGCAACGGACGGACTCCCGGCGAGAGGGCGACCGCCGTCGTTCGATCGCCCTGCGGTCATCGACGCCGCCCTCCGCGCCTTCTGGCCCGCAGGCGCGGGCGGGACCACCGTGGCGGATCTCGAGCGCGCCACGGGCGTGGACCGCTCCTCCCTCTACAACAGCTTCG
The sequence above is a segment of the Euzebya tangerina genome. Coding sequences within it:
- the greA gene encoding transcription elongation factor GreA, which encodes MDENTEVLTQDAFERLQADLKYRSTELREEITKRIEVARAHGDLKENAEYHAAKDEQGLNEDRIRQIETRLRNATISEVDVASGEVAVGMIVTIDDDGDIEELFVGSMEDRPEGGVDVVGQTSPMGRALLGGKVGDTVSYVGPTGATFDVTIKEVRAP
- the egtD gene encoding L-histidine N(alpha)-methyltransferase codes for the protein MTDFSLTRIAVDEDYQTQMGRDVREGLTATPKTLPPKYFYDGSGSDIFVEITELEEYYQTRTETAILRRIASQVIADVRPDELVELGSGASEKTRVLLQAMRDRGDGRVLYVPFDVSEDAVVGAAEALQADYEWLDVHGIVGDFDHHLGQVPRTGRRLVSFMGSTLGNLEPVAQVPFLQKVAAMLAPHGDDAFLLGIDLVKDPEVLVRAYDDASGVTAAFNRNVLHNINATLGADFEPEQFEHVATWREDYNRIEMWLRASRAMAVHIKDLDLDVTFEAGEGIFTEISAKFTRECIADRLAAAGMTVDRFETDERGYFGVVLARRS
- a CDS encoding winged helix-turn-helix domain-containing protein; this translates as MRRLTRSQARRATIAALGLARPRPSGRIDSRHFRRVYGDVGVVQIDPINVVARAHHQVFASRLGPYDTDALDRYIWRSGEVYEGWIHVDATGPAELWPLLAHRRANTTSWRGWRAGNEENAAFVDQVLDEIRDHGELTAAQLSDTGGRHPTWAGQSSRSLGRAALDYLHHRGDLLISWRDDRMTCHFDLAERVLPAAIIEAAVPAPDAAQKDLLVRAIRAMAVGTAADAADWHRQHVPTARRQMEELADAGRVVRVDVEGWDQPTYADPDLVIPRRVDAAALINPFDPLVWNRERTARLFDLEYRIEIYVPKEKRQYGYYALPFLLGEELVALVDLKLDRTAGELLVQQFTPLVAGISPQTQEVRAELATWGAWLGASSVV
- a CDS encoding class II glutamine amidotransferase — protein: MCRIAAYVGPTRPLATLLYDQPHGLSEQAYMPQEMVGAHVNVDGTSIVWFDHRPDPTGAVDPRPLRYRTTAPPWADSQLLDLAPRLGGPVMLGAVRSATAGIGHGTTFVHPFVAGELAGTHNGWISGFRQHVARDLVAELSDEAFSTLDVIGDSAVLFLLAADAHRAGAGLVQAAEEATDRAAKIVRAAGQTARLTLALADHTGIAVVNAVVEEQANSLYVHRAEDHTYVASEPLDPRLSWRRVAAGEAVDVSRAEQEPNP
- a CDS encoding AraC family transcriptional regulator, which translates into the protein MTELARQIQAAVDFIEAHLHTNLDLREVSRAAAMGHSTFQRSFRAVTGETVKAYVRARRLSHALDLLESTDLRILDIAFAAGYETQESFARAFKSVMGMTPSAFRHGHRAREVLRRPPINLAYLSHVTSDEISTVPTIQDRPAMTVVGQATRYDLGDRQRNTLGVSLADLWAGFVARAEEVAGADTGTMIGLISDEEHSGEGLEYVAGVDAPLASTPAGMVRRQVPAGRWAVFDHRGLPTDLDHTIDYIYGSWLPRTDERHSSGPDLEIYGPAYLPDSAASVIRYAVPLR
- a CDS encoding glutamate-cysteine ligase family protein, which encodes MGQHDLPASRAALRSLIEATFHADDATPPRGADGAIGLEVEFFPVTRNGARLSLVDLTHLLDDLAGVQREGARPVGVGGLPAPRGEEVHPHGPGHMPVWHTASGGRLLPEPGGQVEYAGPPRTGVRAAIADLNETVQALAAHAGSHGVALLSAGLDPLGNHVEQQLTGTRYPAMHAYFGRRSPHGHLMMTGTASIQVNLDLGSGETAAQRWRVAQLVAPLATATFANSPVPGAISGRAVVWGALDPTRTGIPSAFVASDLDTENTNPVDVLLDAALCADVVLVRRNDRGSTGEPGFTFERWLEEGHEVHGRPSMADAANHLTTLFHEVRVRPGDHGGVLEIRSVDALPAAWRSVPATLYAGLLYDEECRNVAQRVMGPHQRSLPELLDRSSRLGLWDPQLCAMAVEVWTTAARAARRLGSATVSPSEVAVAEQFLDTFTLRGRAPSDVLRDAQASGPAAVMDACAEPLLLTGGSR
- a CDS encoding haloalkane dehalogenase gives rise to the protein MTTTAPSSHRTPVLDSHMHHVEMGEGQPIVHLHGNPTSSYLWRRILPSSARYGRAIAPDLIGFGQSGKPDLAYRFADHERYVDAFMDALALDGVVLVLHDWGGALGLSWARRHAHRVRGIVVMEAVVKPVSWSAANLQERLLFKAMRHPRIGDWLNVRNRFFLTVAMPRMTARTLSGEERDTYLAPFPTAESRRPIARWPREIPFDGEPADVHEVVAANYDWFKTSAVPKLLLHADPGMIFKTSEVALIADGATNLTIRPLGKGLHYVQEDVPEAINNEVGRWLADLPS
- a CDS encoding nuclear transport factor 2 family protein; its protein translation is MPTTRTTDAHQVWERYSQLWSMTDPAEREAAMVELLAPDCVYTDPTTRATGHAEIGAYMDDFQDLLPGGGFEVTGFAAHHAQSLAEWNMVAADGTVAGTGASHATYSAGGMLTSMTGFFDVPTDG
- a CDS encoding DNA-formamidopyrimidine glycosylase family protein, whose protein sequence is MPELPEVRAHAERMTAALAGDTLSKVQLISFSTLKTFDPPIDGAVGTGLDHVRTRGKLMILDFGTTAHVVHLMQGGRLKPDPKVAKKPRGGMVRWSFERDGAWLLTEAGTERKAGVWAVRGTPEEQEPLDHLGPEADEVDVPTMTRLLGEHSARLHTFLRDQRIMAGVGRMLANEICHRAKLSPFAQTASMGEEEAAVIVEATGAAIDDALAAERARDDMSSSKERPSRVHNRTGEPCPVCGDEVRSVEYRAYTVCYCATCQTGGKVLADNTTSKFLK
- a CDS encoding SUMF1/EgtB/PvdO family nonheme iron enzyme, with translation MTATDIHPLRRHLRQQLHAGRQWTFTLLDPLDDEEMARQPHRIMSPLVWDLGHIGNFEELWLLRGLGDHSLSDQRLDTVYNPFDNPRWTRADLPLLPRREATEYIAEVRGRALDLMADADLVDGDPLVRDGFVYHMVAQHEAQHQETMLQALDLRGETHGDDAEELADADDPRLRIYLPATRRVLRSARQVDDLQTVVVPAGPFALGAPDPADLAPSAPRAARDAAVAAYDNERPRRTVSVPGFAIDVFPVTARRFAAFVADHGYRNPDWWSERGREWLKTEGHTAPQGWYQTADGEWAIRRFNRVSALDPRELVEHVTFWEAEAFAAWAGGRLPTEVEWEKAAAHDPATGSSRPYPWGDVAPTPDLANIDRTLWGPSLVGSYPDGASAYGVEHLLGDSYEWTSSDFEPYPGYRTFPYPEYSEVFFGGDWKVLRGASWATRASVARSTFRNWDHPYRRQIFSGVRVAYDLRDGRPVRPQVR